One Equus asinus isolate D_3611 breed Donkey chromosome 26, EquAss-T2T_v2, whole genome shotgun sequence genomic window carries:
- the LOC106836111 gene encoding zinc finger protein 569 isoform X2 has translation MSNLIRHQRIHTGEKPYACKECGKSFSQKSNLIDHEKIHTGEKPYECNECGKAFSQKQSLIAHQKVHTGEKPYACNECGKAFPRIASLALHMRSHTGEKPYKCDKCGKAFSQFSMLIIHVRIHTGEKPYECNECGKSFSQSSALTVHMRSHTGEKPYECKECRKAFSHKKNFITHQKIHTREKPYECNECGKAFIQMSNLVRHQRIHTGEKPYICKECGKAFSQKSNLIAHEKIHSGEKPYECNECGKAFSQKQNFITHQKVHTGEKPYDCNECGKAFSQIASLTLHLRSHTGEKPYECDKCGKAFSQCSLLNLHMRSHTGEKPYVCNECGKAFSQRTSLIVHMRGHTGEKPYECNKCGKAFSQSSSLTIHIRGHTGEKPFDCSKCGKAFSQISSLTLHMRKHTGEKPYHCNECGKAFSQKSHLVRHQRIHTH, from the coding sequence ATGTCAAATCTCATTAGGCatcaaagaattcatactggagagaaaccctatgcatgtaaggaatgtgggaaatccttcaGCCAGAAATCAAATCTCATTGATCATGAaaaaattcatactggagagaaaccttatgaatgtaatgAGTGTGGAAAAGCATTCAGCCAGAAGCAGAGCCTCATTGCACATCAGAAAGTTCATACTGGGGAAAAACCTTATGCATGTAACGAATGTGGTAAAGCCTTCCCTCGAATTGCCTCCCTTGCTCTTCACATGAGAAGCCACACAGGAGAAAAACCTTATAAATGTGAtaaatgtggaaaagccttctCTCAGTTTTCCATGCTTATTATACATGTGAGAATTCACACaggtgagaaaccctatgaatgtaatgaatgtggaaagTCCTTTTCTCAAAGCTCAGCCCTTACTGTACATATGAGAAgtcatactggtgagaaaccctatgaatgtaaggaatgtagAAAAGccttcagccacaaaaaaaacTTCATTACCCACCAGAAGATTCATACtagagagaaaccttatgaatgtaatgaatgtgggaaagccttcattcagATGTCAAATCTCGTTAGAcaccagagaattcacactggagaaaaaccctataTATGCAAGGAATGTGGCAAAGCCTTTAGCCAGAAATCAAATCTCATTGCTCATGAAAAGATTCAttctggagagaaaccctatgaatgtaatgaatgtggtaAAGCCTTCAGCCAAAAGCAAAACTTTATTACACATCAGAaagttcacactggagagaaaccttatgattGTAATGAATGTGGTAAAGCCTTCTCTCAAATTGCATCCCTTACTCTTCATCTGAGAAGTCACACAGGGGAAAAGCCTTATGAATGTGataaatgtgggaaagccttctctCAGTGCTCATTGCTCAATTTACATATGAGAAGTCATACAGGTGAGAAGCCCTATGtatgtaatgaatgtggaaaagctTTCTCTCAAAGAACTTCCCTTATTGTACACATGAGAGGTCATACaggtgagaaaccctatgaatgtaataaatgtgggaaagccttctccCAAAGTTCATCCCTTACTATACATATACGAGGTCATACAGGTGAGAAACCCTTTGACTGTAGtaaatgtggaaaagccttctCTCAAATCTCATCTCTTACACTTCATATGAGAAAACATACAGGTGAGAAGCCTTATCATTGTAATGAGTGTGGTAAGGCTTTCAGCCAAAAGTCACACCTTGTTAGACACCAGAGAATTCATACTCATTAG